The following coding sequences lie in one Phalacrocorax aristotelis chromosome 4, bGulAri2.1, whole genome shotgun sequence genomic window:
- the ARFIP1 gene encoding arfaptin-1 isoform X7 has product MEKLELVRKWSLNTYKCTRQIISEKLGRGSRTVDLELEAQIDILRDNKKKYENILKLAQTLSTQLFQMVHTQRQLGDAFADLSLKSLELHEEFGYNADTQKLLAKNGETLLGAINFFIASVNTLVNKTIEDTLLTVKQYESARIEYDAYRTDLEELNLGPRDANTLPKIEQSQQLFQMHKEKYDKMRNDVSIKLKFLEENKVKVLHNQLVLFHNAIAAYFAGNQKQLEQTLKQFHIKLKTPGADAPSWLEEQ; this is encoded by the exons ATGGAGAAATTGGAATTGGTGAGAAAGTGGAGCCTAAACACTTACAAG tgtaCACGTCAAATCATCTCTGAAAAACTGGGTCGTGGCTCAAGAACAGTAGATCTGGAACTAGAAGCTCAGATAGATATATTGAGagataataaaaagaaatatgaaaatatcttGAAACTGGCTCAGACGCTGTCCACACAACTCTTCCAGATGGTACATACCCAAAGACAACTTGGAGATGCATTTGCTGACCTGAGTTTGAAATCATTGGAACTTCAT gAGGAGTTTGGCTACAATGCAGATACGCAGAAACTTCTAGCTAAAAATGGAGAAACTCTACTCGGGGCTATTAACTTTTTTATTGCCAGTGTGAATACATTGGTGAATAAAACAATTGAGGATACATTATTGACTGTGAAACAGTATGAAAGTGCCAG GATTGAATATGATGCCTATCGAACAGACCTAGAAGAGCTGAACCTTGGCCCTCGTGATGCAAACACTCTGCCAAAGATTGAGCAATCACAACAACTGTTTCAAATGCATAAAGAGAAATACGATAAAATGCGTAATGATGTATCTATCAAATTGaagtttttggaagaaaataag GTTAAGGTACTGCACAATCAGCTCGTTCTGTTCCACAATGCCATTGCGGCATACTTTGCTGGGAATCAAAAGCAGCTTGAACAGACACTTAAACAGTTCCACATCAAATTGAAAACTCCTGGAGCAGATGCCCCATCCTGGCTTGAAGAACAGTAA
- the ARFIP1 gene encoding arfaptin-1 isoform X5 codes for MAQESPKNSAAEIPVTSNGQLEDSHEHSFNRDLKRSLPVGLGLSETKITSHGFDSTKEGVVEAGPFPGSSASPKSSVISPSSAAASRLAGQGGRAQQKSGPVVLADEVKNPAMEKLELVRKWSLNTYKCTRQIISEKLGRGSRTVDLELEAQIDILRDNKKKYENILKLAQTLSTQLFQMVHTQRQLGDAFADLSLKSLELHEEFGYNADTQKLLAKNGETLLGAINFFIASVNTLVNKTIEDTLLTVKQYESARIEYDAYRTDLEELNLGPRDANTLPKIEQSQQLFQMHKEKYDKMRNDVSIKLKFLEENKVKVLHNQLVLFHNAIAAYFAGNQKQLEQTLKQFHIKLKTPGADAPSWLEEQ; via the exons GACTTGAAACGTTCATTACCAGTTGGACTTGGACTTTCTGAAACCAAAATAACATCTCATGGCTTTGACAGCACCAAAGAGGGAGTTGTTGAGGCAGGACCATTTCCAG GTTCCTCAGCATCACCCAAATCATCTGTTATATCTCCTAGCAGTGCAGCAGCTAGCAGACTGGCTGGACAAG ggggcagagctcagcagaagAGTGGACCTGTTGTTTTAGCAGATGAAGTAAAGAATCCAGCAATGGAGAAATTGGAATTGGTGAGAAAGTGGAGCCTAAACACTTACAAG tgtaCACGTCAAATCATCTCTGAAAAACTGGGTCGTGGCTCAAGAACAGTAGATCTGGAACTAGAAGCTCAGATAGATATATTGAGagataataaaaagaaatatgaaaatatcttGAAACTGGCTCAGACGCTGTCCACACAACTCTTCCAGATGGTACATACCCAAAGACAACTTGGAGATGCATTTGCTGACCTGAGTTTGAAATCATTGGAACTTCAT gAGGAGTTTGGCTACAATGCAGATACGCAGAAACTTCTAGCTAAAAATGGAGAAACTCTACTCGGGGCTATTAACTTTTTTATTGCCAGTGTGAATACATTGGTGAATAAAACAATTGAGGATACATTATTGACTGTGAAACAGTATGAAAGTGCCAG GATTGAATATGATGCCTATCGAACAGACCTAGAAGAGCTGAACCTTGGCCCTCGTGATGCAAACACTCTGCCAAAGATTGAGCAATCACAACAACTGTTTCAAATGCATAAAGAGAAATACGATAAAATGCGTAATGATGTATCTATCAAATTGaagtttttggaagaaaataag GTTAAGGTACTGCACAATCAGCTCGTTCTGTTCCACAATGCCATTGCGGCATACTTTGCTGGGAATCAAAAGCAGCTTGAACAGACACTTAAACAGTTCCACATCAAATTGAAAACTCCTGGAGCAGATGCCCCATCCTGGCTTGAAGAACAGTAA
- the ARFIP1 gene encoding arfaptin-1 isoform X4: protein MAQESPKNSAAEIPVTSNGQLEDSHEHSFNRDLKRSLPVGLGLSETKITSHGFDSTKEGVVEAGPFPGSSASPKSSVISPSSAAASRLAGQGCDLIIPTGGRAQQKSGPVVLADEVKNPAMEKLELVRKWSLNTYKCTRQIISEKLGRGSRTVDLELEAQIDILRDNKKKYENILKLAQTLSTQLFQMVHTQRQLGDAFADLSLKSLELHEEFGYNADTQKLLAKNGETLLGAINFFIASVNTLVNKTIEDTLLTVKQYESARIEYDAYRTDLEELNLGPRDANTLPKIEQSQQLFQMHKEKYDKMRNDVSIKLKFLEENKVKVLHNQLVLFHNAIAAYFAGNQKQLEQTLKQFHIKLKTPGADAPSWLEEQ from the exons GACTTGAAACGTTCATTACCAGTTGGACTTGGACTTTCTGAAACCAAAATAACATCTCATGGCTTTGACAGCACCAAAGAGGGAGTTGTTGAGGCAGGACCATTTCCAG GTTCCTCAGCATCACCCAAATCATCTGTTATATCTCCTAGCAGTGCAGCAGCTAGCAGACTGGCTGGACAAGGTTGTGATTTAATTATTCCCACAG ggggcagagctcagcagaagAGTGGACCTGTTGTTTTAGCAGATGAAGTAAAGAATCCAGCAATGGAGAAATTGGAATTGGTGAGAAAGTGGAGCCTAAACACTTACAAG tgtaCACGTCAAATCATCTCTGAAAAACTGGGTCGTGGCTCAAGAACAGTAGATCTGGAACTAGAAGCTCAGATAGATATATTGAGagataataaaaagaaatatgaaaatatcttGAAACTGGCTCAGACGCTGTCCACACAACTCTTCCAGATGGTACATACCCAAAGACAACTTGGAGATGCATTTGCTGACCTGAGTTTGAAATCATTGGAACTTCAT gAGGAGTTTGGCTACAATGCAGATACGCAGAAACTTCTAGCTAAAAATGGAGAAACTCTACTCGGGGCTATTAACTTTTTTATTGCCAGTGTGAATACATTGGTGAATAAAACAATTGAGGATACATTATTGACTGTGAAACAGTATGAAAGTGCCAG GATTGAATATGATGCCTATCGAACAGACCTAGAAGAGCTGAACCTTGGCCCTCGTGATGCAAACACTCTGCCAAAGATTGAGCAATCACAACAACTGTTTCAAATGCATAAAGAGAAATACGATAAAATGCGTAATGATGTATCTATCAAATTGaagtttttggaagaaaataag GTTAAGGTACTGCACAATCAGCTCGTTCTGTTCCACAATGCCATTGCGGCATACTTTGCTGGGAATCAAAAGCAGCTTGAACAGACACTTAAACAGTTCCACATCAAATTGAAAACTCCTGGAGCAGATGCCCCATCCTGGCTTGAAGAACAGTAA
- the ARFIP1 gene encoding arfaptin-1 isoform X6 produces MAQESPKNSAAEIPVTSNGQLEDSHEHSFNRDLKRSLPVGLGLSETKITSHGFDSTKEGVVEAGPFPGGRAQQKSGPVVLADEVKNPAMEKLELVRKWSLNTYKCTRQIISEKLGRGSRTVDLELEAQIDILRDNKKKYENILKLAQTLSTQLFQMVHTQRQLGDAFADLSLKSLELHEEFGYNADTQKLLAKNGETLLGAINFFIASVNTLVNKTIEDTLLTVKQYESARIEYDAYRTDLEELNLGPRDANTLPKIEQSQQLFQMHKEKYDKMRNDVSIKLKFLEENKVKVLHNQLVLFHNAIAAYFAGNQKQLEQTLKQFHIKLKTPGADAPSWLEEQ; encoded by the exons GACTTGAAACGTTCATTACCAGTTGGACTTGGACTTTCTGAAACCAAAATAACATCTCATGGCTTTGACAGCACCAAAGAGGGAGTTGTTGAGGCAGGACCATTTCCAG ggggcagagctcagcagaagAGTGGACCTGTTGTTTTAGCAGATGAAGTAAAGAATCCAGCAATGGAGAAATTGGAATTGGTGAGAAAGTGGAGCCTAAACACTTACAAG tgtaCACGTCAAATCATCTCTGAAAAACTGGGTCGTGGCTCAAGAACAGTAGATCTGGAACTAGAAGCTCAGATAGATATATTGAGagataataaaaagaaatatgaaaatatcttGAAACTGGCTCAGACGCTGTCCACACAACTCTTCCAGATGGTACATACCCAAAGACAACTTGGAGATGCATTTGCTGACCTGAGTTTGAAATCATTGGAACTTCAT gAGGAGTTTGGCTACAATGCAGATACGCAGAAACTTCTAGCTAAAAATGGAGAAACTCTACTCGGGGCTATTAACTTTTTTATTGCCAGTGTGAATACATTGGTGAATAAAACAATTGAGGATACATTATTGACTGTGAAACAGTATGAAAGTGCCAG GATTGAATATGATGCCTATCGAACAGACCTAGAAGAGCTGAACCTTGGCCCTCGTGATGCAAACACTCTGCCAAAGATTGAGCAATCACAACAACTGTTTCAAATGCATAAAGAGAAATACGATAAAATGCGTAATGATGTATCTATCAAATTGaagtttttggaagaaaataag GTTAAGGTACTGCACAATCAGCTCGTTCTGTTCCACAATGCCATTGCGGCATACTTTGCTGGGAATCAAAAGCAGCTTGAACAGACACTTAAACAGTTCCACATCAAATTGAAAACTCCTGGAGCAGATGCCCCATCCTGGCTTGAAGAACAGTAA